A single genomic interval of Helianthus annuus cultivar XRQ/B chromosome 13, HanXRQr2.0-SUNRISE, whole genome shotgun sequence harbors:
- the LOC110901774 gene encoding DNA-directed RNA polymerase II subunit RPB1-like, with protein MDSQELDSFFLSRDHIMLLKLCILFISHFILAFLKQDDLTHQLASEFAQLLQSQVPTYFDNELPGQTRVSSPSYLLTSPTYSPTSPTYSPTSLSYSPTSPSYIPTAPTSPSYKLTPLPYSPTHPGYVPTTPSYSPTSPSYSPTSPAYGLTSLSYTPTSPSYMPTSPAYSPTPLGYRPTKPSYSPTSPAYSPTSPSYSPTSLPYSPTSPSYKPTSPAYTLTSPSYSTTMPSYSPTSPSYSPTSPSYKPTSPAYSPTPSGYSPTMPTHSPTSPSYSPTSATYNHTSSSYRMTAPAYSSTDYGSSPSTPSYSATSPSYSPTSPNSNPSSASPNAGYSPSAPGHSPSSTSRDGSR; from the exons ATGGATTCGCAGGAACTGGATAGCTTCTTCTTAAGCCGAGATCATATTATGTTATTGAAACTGTGCATTCTTTTTATCTCACACTTTATCCTCGCGTTTTTGAAACAGGACGATTTAACTCATCAGCTGGCCTCTGAATTTGCACAATTACTGCAGTCTCAAGTCCCTACATATTTTGACAATGAGCTTCCGGGTCAGACAAGGGTATCCTCACCCAGCTATTTGCTTACATCTCCTACTTACAGCCCCACATCTCCTACTTACAGCCCTACATCTCTGTCATACAGCCCTACCTCCCCATCCTACATCCCCACGGCCCCCACCTCACCATCATACAAACTGACCCCACTGCCTTACAGTCCTACGCACCCTGGTTATGTTCCTACTACGCCAAGTTATAGCCCTACTTCACCTAGCTACAGTCCTACCTCACCAGCCTACGGGCTTACCTCCCTATCCTACACCCCCACCTCACCATCCTACATGCCAACCTCACCTGCTTACAGTCCTACACCCCTTGGTTATAGGCCTACTAAACCTAGCTACAGTCCTACTTCCCCAGCCTATAGCCCTACCTCCCCGTCCTACAGCCCCACCTCCCTGCCATACAGCCCTACGTCCCCATCGTACAAACCGACCTCACCAGCTTACACTCTTACGTCCCCTAGTTATAGTACTACTATGCCAAGTTATAGCCCAACATCACCTAGCTATAGTCCTACCTCACCATCATACAAGCCGACCTCACCTGCTTACAGTCCTACACCCTCTGGTTATAGTCCAACTATGCCGACTCATAGCCCTACTTCACCTAGCTACAGTCCTACCTCAGCGACCTACAACCATACATCCTCGTCCTACAGGATGACCGCACCTGCTTACAGTTCTACAGACTATGGTTCTAGTCCTTCCACGCCGAGTTATAGCGCTACTTCACCTAGCTACAGTCCAACCTCGCCAAATTCCAATCCATCATCAGCCAG TCCAAATGCTGGTTACTCGCCTAGCGCACCTGGGCATTCTCCATCGTCTACAAGCCGTGACGGGTCAAGGTAG